A stretch of the Ochrobactrum sp. BTU1 genome encodes the following:
- a CDS encoding efflux RND transporter permease subunit, whose protein sequence is MSFSDIFIRRPVLATVVALMIILLGLQGIAQLSVREYPKVDETVITVTTAYAGASAELIQGFITSPIAESVATTENIDYVTSSSRPSSSTVTVQMKLGANPDAALTEVIAKVNQVRGNLPSESDDPVIVKGTGQSFATMYLAAQNPNMTSEQITEYLERVMQPRISTVQGVAKAEILGGQVYSMRVWLDPIQLAARQITAPEVLAAINASNFLSAPGTTKNQFVASSITLESTLQTPEAFGAMPIKTSGDEVVRLRDVAKVELAAKSKDTIVSFNGSAGTFLAIYPTPSANPIDVATAFRKELPAIQASLPEGMTLDLVYDATEQISSSINEVFTTIGEAVAIVILVIIVFLGSFRSVLIPIVTIPISLIGVCFFLYILGFSINLLSLLAMVLAIGLVVDDAIVVLENIHRHIEEGLRPMDAAFKGMKEITGSIIAMTITLAAVFAPLGFTGGLTGSLFREFAFTLAGAVIISGVAALTISPMMCARMLKHGEASRFQKFIDTNFKKLEKGYHRLVSGSLNYRPITLMIVIALVGLTGFLFVNTSSELAPEEDSGALFSMFQAPQYATSAYTNLYAEQIDGLTKDLPELDTRFQIVGMDGGTTSGIALWVLKDWSERTRSQKQIQEDLTARLTKVAGVDAFIFAPPSLPGAGGGLPISIALQSTGPSSQVFELAEEIKNEAQATGQFIIVQNSMSYNAPQTTITIDRDRAATLGVQVSDIGSTLGLLTGGAKIAQFDRDSNSYDIISQVPDIYRSNPEKLGDFYVRSVSGEMVPLSSVIQIKTNSSPAAIEQFNQLNSATISALPMPSVTTGQGLQTLVNLAQQKMPEGFFLDYSGQSRLEVEQGNTIMIAFGLAVIVIYLVLAAQFESFRDPFIIMMSVPLSIFGAIVPLNLGLGTLNIYTQVGMITLVGLITKHGILMVEFANQQRRLHGHSRREAIILSAETRLRPILMTTAAMALGVVPLIIASGAGAAARYSMGLVIFTGITIGTVFTLFVVPMFYTFIAKKDVEGEFVPEKEEGGQPAPVPHH, encoded by the coding sequence ATGAGTTTTTCCGATATTTTCATCCGGCGACCCGTACTTGCTACCGTGGTCGCTCTCATGATCATTCTCCTTGGCCTTCAGGGTATCGCGCAGCTTTCGGTGCGTGAATATCCAAAGGTCGATGAAACCGTTATTACCGTCACCACTGCTTATGCGGGTGCGAGTGCGGAGCTTATTCAGGGCTTTATCACATCGCCAATCGCGGAATCCGTGGCGACCACTGAAAACATTGATTACGTCACTTCATCCAGCCGTCCATCGTCGAGCACGGTGACGGTGCAGATGAAGCTTGGCGCAAATCCTGATGCGGCACTGACCGAGGTGATTGCAAAGGTTAATCAGGTTCGCGGCAATCTGCCGTCTGAATCCGATGACCCGGTTATCGTCAAGGGAACGGGCCAGAGCTTTGCTACCATGTATCTGGCAGCACAGAACCCGAACATGACGAGCGAGCAGATTACTGAATATCTGGAACGCGTCATGCAGCCGCGCATCTCCACGGTGCAGGGTGTGGCCAAGGCCGAAATTCTGGGTGGTCAGGTCTATTCGATGCGCGTGTGGCTTGATCCAATTCAGCTCGCCGCACGCCAGATCACCGCACCGGAAGTTCTGGCTGCGATCAATGCGTCGAACTTCCTGTCGGCACCGGGTACGACCAAAAACCAGTTTGTTGCCTCTTCGATTACGCTTGAATCGACCTTGCAGACACCGGAAGCTTTCGGTGCGATGCCGATCAAGACTTCCGGCGATGAAGTCGTTCGTCTGCGCGATGTTGCAAAGGTGGAACTGGCGGCGAAAAGCAAGGACACGATCGTTTCGTTCAATGGTTCTGCGGGTACATTCCTTGCAATCTACCCAACGCCTTCAGCGAACCCTATCGATGTTGCGACAGCGTTCAGGAAAGAACTCCCGGCCATTCAGGCATCCTTGCCTGAAGGCATGACGCTTGATCTGGTCTATGATGCGACTGAGCAGATCAGCTCGTCGATCAACGAAGTGTTCACGACCATCGGCGAAGCGGTCGCTATCGTTATTCTGGTCATCATCGTGTTCCTGGGTTCGTTCCGGTCGGTGCTTATCCCGATTGTAACAATCCCGATTTCGCTGATTGGCGTCTGTTTCTTCCTGTATATTCTGGGCTTCTCGATCAACCTTCTGTCGCTTCTGGCGATGGTTCTGGCGATTGGTCTGGTGGTGGATGACGCCATCGTGGTTCTGGAGAACATTCACCGGCATATCGAAGAGGGATTGCGTCCTATGGATGCGGCCTTCAAGGGTATGAAGGAAATCACCGGCTCCATTATCGCGATGACGATCACGCTGGCTGCGGTGTTTGCACCTCTCGGATTTACCGGTGGTTTGACCGGATCGCTGTTCCGCGAGTTTGCCTTCACGCTTGCAGGTGCGGTTATCATTTCCGGCGTTGCAGCTTTGACAATCTCGCCGATGATGTGCGCGCGTATGTTGAAACATGGCGAGGCATCGCGCTTCCAGAAGTTCATTGATACGAACTTCAAGAAGCTCGAAAAGGGATATCATCGTCTCGTATCGGGATCGCTTAATTATCGCCCGATTACGCTGATGATCGTTATTGCTCTGGTTGGTCTCACAGGCTTCCTGTTTGTGAACACATCGAGCGAACTGGCACCGGAAGAAGATTCAGGCGCATTGTTCTCGATGTTCCAGGCGCCGCAATATGCAACCTCTGCCTATACCAACCTCTATGCCGAGCAGATCGATGGTCTGACCAAGGATCTGCCGGAACTCGACACACGCTTCCAGATCGTCGGCATGGATGGTGGCACAACCTCCGGTATCGCTCTCTGGGTGCTGAAGGACTGGTCTGAGCGCACGCGTTCGCAGAAGCAGATTCAGGAAGACCTGACTGCCCGACTGACCAAGGTTGCCGGCGTTGACGCATTCATCTTTGCGCCTCCTTCGCTGCCGGGTGCTGGTGGTGGCTTGCCGATTTCGATTGCTCTTCAGTCGACGGGACCGTCAAGTCAGGTGTTCGAGCTTGCTGAGGAAATCAAAAACGAAGCACAGGCGACAGGCCAGTTCATTATCGTTCAGAACTCCATGTCCTATAATGCGCCGCAGACCACCATCACAATTGATCGTGACCGGGCTGCAACGCTGGGCGTGCAGGTGAGTGATATTGGCTCGACGCTTGGTCTTCTGACCGGTGGTGCAAAGATTGCTCAGTTCGACCGCGATTCAAACAGCTATGATATCATCAGTCAGGTGCCGGACATCTATCGTTCGAATCCTGAAAAGCTCGGTGATTTCTATGTTCGCAGTGTTTCGGGCGAGATGGTTCCTCTGTCTTCTGTCATCCAGATCAAGACGAACTCTTCGCCTGCGGCTATCGAGCAGTTCAACCAGCTGAATTCGGCAACGATTTCCGCTCTGCCAATGCCGAGTGTCACCACAGGTCAGGGCCTGCAAACACTCGTCAATCTGGCGCAGCAGAAGATGCCGGAAGGCTTCTTCCTTGACTATTCCGGTCAGTCGCGTCTGGAAGTCGAGCAGGGCAACACGATCATGATCGCCTTCGGCCTTGCCGTTATCGTGATCTATCTGGTGCTTGCGGCGCAGTTCGAAAGCTTCCGCGATCCGTTCATCATCATGATGTCGGTTCCGCTTTCGATCTTCGGTGCTATCGTTCCGCTGAACCTGGGACTTGGCACGCTCAACATCTATACGCAGGTTGGTATGATTACCCTTGTCGGCTTGATAACCAAGCACGGTATTCTGATGGTGGAGTTTGCCAACCAGCAGCGTCGCCTGCATGGTCATTCGCGTCGTGAGGCCATCATCCTCTCGGCAGAAACCCGCCTGCGTCCGATTCTGATGACCACGGCTGCAATGGCGCTTGGCGTTGTTCCGCTGATCATCGCAAGTGGTGCGGGTGCGGCGGCTCGTTACTCGATGGGGCTGGTGATCTTCACCGGTATCACCATCGGTACAGTCTTCACGCTCTTCGTGGTTCCGATGTTCTATACGTTCATTGCAAAGAAAGATGTTGAGGGTGAATTCGTTCCTGAAAAGGAAGAGGGTGGACAACCTGCTCCTGTACCGCATCACTGA
- a CDS encoding efflux RND transporter periplasmic adaptor subunit: protein MIKRLILAIIFLVIVVGGLVGFNLFRTQAIKDFFANMQQPAKTVSTVTLEPGVWTPGIEAIGSANAINGVDLTVQVNGIVDKIEFTANQEVKKGTVLLQLENSIETADLVAAQAEAVLADQNLKRAETLRTRGVGAVSDVDTTAAAASAKKAAVAKMQAVLDQKTVTAPFDGVIGISKVDLGQYLTPGTVIGTLQETDKMRIDFSVPEQSLSSLKLGQPVKVGPNMDALKYNGTIVGIDPKIDPASRLVSVRAEVQNDEPRLTPGQFVQVRVELPQEDNILALPQTTIVTSLYGDYVYAVRPEQPKEGEKAPEGQAAKQVAQQVFVKVGRRYGGVAEITDGLKAGDIVITAGQNRLSPGAAVTIDNTVNPLPAADK, encoded by the coding sequence ATGATCAAACGCCTCATTCTGGCAATAATTTTCCTCGTGATCGTCGTGGGGGGGCTCGTTGGTTTCAACCTGTTCAGAACGCAGGCGATCAAGGATTTCTTCGCGAATATGCAGCAGCCTGCCAAGACGGTTTCGACTGTCACGCTTGAGCCGGGCGTCTGGACTCCAGGCATTGAAGCGATTGGTTCTGCCAATGCGATCAATGGTGTCGATCTGACAGTTCAGGTCAATGGTATCGTTGATAAAATCGAATTCACCGCCAATCAGGAAGTAAAGAAGGGCACTGTCCTTCTTCAGCTGGAAAACAGCATTGAGACTGCCGATCTGGTGGCTGCTCAGGCTGAAGCTGTGCTTGCTGATCAGAACCTGAAGCGCGCTGAAACCTTGCGCACGCGTGGCGTGGGTGCAGTTTCAGACGTTGACACAACTGCCGCTGCTGCCAGCGCCAAGAAGGCCGCTGTTGCCAAGATGCAGGCAGTGCTTGATCAGAAGACCGTAACGGCGCCATTTGACGGTGTTATCGGTATTTCCAAGGTCGATCTCGGTCAGTACCTGACGCCGGGCACCGTTATCGGCACTTTGCAGGAAACCGACAAGATGCGTATCGACTTCTCTGTACCGGAGCAGTCGCTTTCTTCCCTGAAGCTTGGACAGCCTGTGAAGGTCGGACCAAACATGGACGCATTGAAATATAACGGCACGATTGTTGGTATTGATCCAAAGATCGACCCTGCAAGCCGTCTGGTCTCCGTGCGTGCAGAAGTGCAGAATGATGAACCACGTCTGACGCCTGGTCAGTTCGTTCAGGTTCGCGTTGAGCTTCCACAGGAAGACAATATTCTGGCTTTGCCACAAACGACAATCGTGACAAGCCTTTACGGTGACTATGTTTATGCTGTTCGTCCCGAGCAGCCAAAAGAAGGCGAAAAAGCTCCTGAAGGACAGGCTGCAAAGCAGGTCGCGCAGCAGGTTTTCGTCAAGGTCGGTCGTCGTTATGGCGGCGTTGCTGAAATCACCGATGGCCTGAAGGCTGGTGATATCGTGATCACTGCAGGTCAGAACCGGCTTTCGCCGGGTGCTGCTGTTACGATCGACAACACAGTCAATCCGCTGCCTGCGGCTGACAAGTAA
- a CDS encoding TetR/AcrR family transcriptional regulator: protein MHTKNKVSSRERILRAAVELAQEVGPAHISLDAVAARAGLSKGGLLYSFPTKAKLLEGVVEEYMKEHERAMEVQERLQSGDKNRVARAFFDVYRVQADDEPPASGILAALVENPDFMIPVRHYHRAVLDRMLKDASDSNLVLITYLALSGLECGRLLDCDIVSEEERHSVICRLEKLLEAG, encoded by the coding sequence TTGCACACAAAGAATAAGGTCTCTTCGCGAGAGCGCATTTTGCGCGCAGCAGTGGAACTCGCCCAAGAGGTCGGACCAGCACATATATCTCTCGACGCGGTTGCGGCCCGCGCAGGCCTCTCAAAAGGAGGATTGCTTTACTCGTTTCCAACGAAAGCAAAGTTGCTTGAGGGCGTGGTCGAAGAGTATATGAAAGAGCATGAACGTGCGATGGAGGTTCAGGAACGCCTGCAGAGCGGAGATAAAAACCGTGTCGCGCGTGCTTTTTTTGATGTTTATCGCGTTCAGGCTGACGATGAGCCACCGGCCAGCGGAATTCTTGCTGCGCTGGTCGAGAACCCGGATTTCATGATCCCGGTCAGACATTATCACCGGGCCGTACTTGATCGGATGCTAAAAGACGCTTCCGACTCCAATCTCGTTTTGATTACTTATCTTGCGCTTTCCGGACTTGAATGCGGCCGCTTGCTTGATTGTGACATCGTAAGCGAAGAAGAGCGCCATTCCGTTATCTGTCGTCTGGAAAAGCTGCTCGAAGCTGGATAG
- the tgt gene encoding tRNA guanosine(34) transglycosylase Tgt, protein MTSENFEFKVLARDGAARQGEISMPRGVVRTPAFMPVGTAGTVKAMYMDQVKDLGADIILGNTYHLMLRPGAERVARLGGLHEFGGWKGPILTDSGGFQVMSLAQLRKLNENGVTFRSHIDGKPYEMTPERSIEIQGLLDSDIQMQLDECVALPSPEKNTERAMELSLRWAERCKVAFGTQAGKAMFGIVQGGDNARLRERSAEALKAMDLKGYSVGGLAVGEPQNVMLEMLEVVCPILPTEKPRYLMGVGTPDDILKSVARGIDMFDCVMPTRAGRHGLAFTRFGKVNLRNARHADDHRPLDPESNCPATRDYSRAYLHHLVKSGEALGGMLLTWNNLAYYQYLMQGIRAAIAEGRFEDFAAETTAGWERGDIPAL, encoded by the coding sequence ATGACCAGCGAAAATTTTGAATTCAAAGTGCTTGCGCGTGATGGCGCAGCCCGTCAGGGCGAAATCTCCATGCCGCGCGGCGTGGTGCGTACGCCTGCCTTCATGCCAGTTGGCACAGCCGGAACCGTCAAGGCCATGTATATGGATCAGGTGAAGGATTTGGGCGCCGACATCATTCTCGGCAACACCTATCATCTGATGCTGCGTCCGGGTGCGGAACGCGTTGCTCGTCTTGGTGGTCTGCATGAATTCGGCGGCTGGAAAGGCCCAATTCTGACCGATTCCGGCGGCTTTCAGGTCATGTCGCTCGCGCAGCTCCGCAAGCTTAACGAAAACGGTGTGACTTTCCGCTCGCATATCGACGGCAAGCCTTATGAAATGACGCCGGAGCGTTCCATCGAAATTCAGGGGCTGCTTGATAGCGATATTCAGATGCAGCTCGATGAATGCGTAGCGCTGCCATCGCCTGAAAAGAACACTGAACGCGCGATGGAATTGTCGCTGCGCTGGGCAGAGCGCTGCAAGGTGGCGTTTGGTACACAGGCTGGTAAGGCGATGTTCGGCATCGTGCAGGGCGGTGACAATGCGCGCCTGCGTGAGCGCTCGGCTGAAGCATTGAAGGCGATGGACCTCAAAGGCTATTCCGTTGGTGGTCTGGCTGTTGGTGAGCCGCAGAACGTCATGCTCGAGATGCTCGAAGTGGTTTGCCCGATCCTGCCTACAGAAAAGCCACGCTATCTGATGGGCGTTGGCACGCCGGATGACATTCTGAAATCGGTCGCCCGCGGTATCGACATGTTCGATTGCGTGATGCCAACGCGTGCTGGCCGTCATGGTCTGGCGTTCACGCGCTTTGGCAAGGTGAACCTGCGCAATGCGCGTCATGCCGATGATCATCGTCCGCTTGATCCAGAATCAAACTGCCCGGCGACGCGTGATTACAGCCGCGCTTATCTGCATCATCTGGTCAAATCGGGTGAAGCACTGGGCGGGATGCTGCTGACATGGAACAATCTGGCCTATTACCAGTATCTCATGCAGGGCATTCGGGCGGCAATCGCTGAAGGTCGTTTTGAAGACTTCGCGGCTGAAACGACAGCCGGATGGGAGAGGGGCGATATACCAGCCCTTTGA
- the queA gene encoding tRNA preQ1(34) S-adenosylmethionine ribosyltransferase-isomerase QueA: MRVDLFDFDLPEESIALRPAEPRDHAKLLRVRPGQPFEDRQVFELPDLLQPGDALVFNDTKVIPAQLEGMRERDGNISQVSATLHMRTGPDRWKAFLRPAKRVKEGDRIRFGHSDSSCFLGTLDATVAEKGDAGEVLLVFDLSGAMLDEAIASVGHIPLPPYIASKRAEDERDRSDYQTVYARQEGAVAAPTAGLHFTPDLLKKIRDRGIEEHFVTLHVGAGTFLPVKADDTTDHKMHSEIGYVSQETADALNAVHARGGRVICVGTTSLRLIESAAGEDGIIRPWAGPTDIFITPGYKFRAVDLLMTNFHLPRSTLFMLVSAFSGFETMQDAYKRAIETGYRFYSYGDSSLLERQ; this comes from the coding sequence ATGCGTGTTGATCTTTTCGATTTCGATTTGCCGGAAGAGAGCATTGCTCTGCGTCCAGCCGAACCGCGCGACCACGCCAAGCTTTTGCGCGTGCGTCCCGGTCAGCCATTCGAAGATCGACAGGTATTCGAGCTGCCTGATCTGTTGCAGCCGGGCGATGCGCTCGTTTTCAACGATACAAAAGTCATTCCTGCACAACTTGAAGGTATGCGCGAGCGCGATGGCAATATTTCGCAGGTCAGCGCGACGCTTCACATGCGTACCGGCCCCGATCGTTGGAAAGCATTCCTGCGTCCTGCCAAGCGCGTGAAGGAAGGCGACCGCATCCGTTTCGGCCATTCCGATTCAAGCTGCTTCCTCGGAACACTCGACGCAACCGTTGCCGAGAAGGGTGACGCTGGCGAAGTTCTGCTGGTGTTTGACCTCTCTGGCGCGATGCTGGATGAAGCCATTGCTTCGGTCGGCCACATTCCTTTGCCGCCTTATATCGCATCCAAGCGCGCTGAAGATGAGCGCGACCGCAGCGATTATCAGACTGTTTATGCGCGTCAGGAAGGGGCTGTTGCAGCCCCGACTGCAGGGCTGCATTTCACACCCGATCTGCTCAAAAAAATCCGCGATCGTGGCATCGAAGAACATTTCGTGACGCTGCATGTAGGGGCGGGCACATTTCTGCCCGTCAAAGCCGACGATACGACGGACCATAAGATGCATTCCGAGATCGGATACGTTTCGCAGGAAACTGCCGATGCGCTGAACGCCGTTCATGCCCGAGGCGGCCGGGTAATCTGTGTCGGCACCACATCCCTGCGCCTGATTGAGAGCGCTGCCGGTGAAGATGGCATCATTCGCCCATGGGCGGGTCCGACCGATATTTTCATCACACCGGGCTATAAGTTCCGGGCGGTCGATCTGCTGATGACTAATTTCCATCTGCCGCGCTCGACGCTCTTCATGCTTGTTTCGGCCTTCAGTGGCTTTGAGACGATGCAGGACGCTTATAAGCGTGCAATCGAGACAGGCTACCGCTTCTATTCCTATGGAGACTCCTCTCTTCTTGAGAGGCAATGA
- a CDS encoding peptidylprolyl isomerase, producing the protein MAYKDPENTLVLETTKGNVVLELFPDLAPGHVERIKELAREGAYDGVVFHRVIDGFMAQTGDVKFGKTGGAHFNGSRAGMGGSDKPDLKAEFSNTSHKRGTASMARSQNPNSANSQFFICFTDAPWLDRQYSVWGQVIEGMDNVDKIKRGEPVTDPDVIVTARIAADI; encoded by the coding sequence ATGGCTTACAAAGACCCGGAAAACACGCTCGTTCTTGAAACCACCAAGGGCAATGTCGTTCTCGAACTCTTCCCTGATCTGGCTCCTGGCCATGTCGAACGCATCAAGGAACTGGCACGCGAAGGCGCTTATGACGGCGTTGTGTTCCACCGCGTTATCGACGGTTTCATGGCGCAGACCGGCGACGTGAAGTTCGGCAAGACGGGCGGCGCGCATTTCAATGGCTCGCGTGCTGGCATGGGCGGTTCGGACAAGCCTGACCTCAAGGCTGAATTCTCGAACACCTCGCACAAGCGCGGCACTGCTTCGATGGCTCGTTCGCAGAACCCGAACTCGGCTAACTCGCAGTTCTTCATCTGCTTCACCGACGCTCCATGGCTTGACCGCCAGTACTCCGTATGGGGTCAGGTTATCGAAGGCATGGACAATGTCGACAAGATCAAGCGCGGCGAACCTGTTACCGATCCAGACGTGATCGTAACTGCACGCATCGCTGCAGATATCTAA
- a CDS encoding peptidylprolyl isomerase — MSFVRSALVAASIVAFSQGAAFAADILNLQLKDGNVAIELSPNLAPKHVAQIEKLAQEGAYNGVAFHRVIPGFMAQTGDVKFGNVDKGFNASRVGTGGSELPNIPAEFSQEPFVRGTVGMARSQDPNSANSQFFIMFNDGAFLNGQYTVVGKVVSGMDVVDKIKKGSESDNGSVESPDKIIKATIEKK; from the coding sequence ATGTCATTCGTTCGTTCGGCGCTTGTCGCAGCCAGCATTGTTGCGTTTTCTCAAGGTGCGGCCTTTGCTGCTGACATCCTCAATCTGCAGCTCAAAGACGGCAATGTCGCTATTGAGCTGAGCCCAAACCTTGCGCCAAAGCATGTCGCACAGATTGAAAAGCTGGCTCAGGAAGGCGCTTACAACGGCGTGGCTTTCCATCGCGTGATTCCCGGCTTCATGGCTCAGACCGGTGATGTGAAGTTCGGTAACGTTGACAAGGGCTTCAATGCGTCGCGCGTTGGTACCGGTGGTTCTGAACTGCCGAACATTCCGGCTGAATTCTCGCAGGAACCATTTGTGCGTGGCACGGTTGGTATGGCGCGCAGCCAGGACCCGAATTCCGCCAACTCGCAGTTCTTCATCATGTTCAATGATGGCGCATTCCTGAACGGCCAGTACACGGTTGTTGGCAAGGTTGTCAGTGGCATGGACGTGGTTGATAAGATCAAAAAGGGAAGTGAATCCGATAATGGTTCGGTGGAAAGCCCTGACAAGATCATCAAAGCCACGATCGAAAAGAAATGA
- the coaD gene encoding pantetheine-phosphate adenylyltransferase yields the protein MTIAIYAGSFDPVTNGHMDVLKGTLRLADQVIVAIGVHPGKKPLFSFEERVELINASAKALLGAEAKRVSVISFDALVIDAARKHGAKLMVRGLRDGTDLDYEMQMAGMNGTMAPELQTVFLPADPAVRTITATLVRQIASMGGDIKPFVPAAVAAALEAKFKS from the coding sequence ATGACGATCGCGATTTATGCGGGTTCATTCGACCCGGTCACCAATGGCCATATGGATGTTCTGAAAGGCACGCTGCGTCTTGCCGATCAGGTTATCGTCGCTATTGGCGTGCATCCGGGCAAGAAGCCGCTGTTCAGTTTTGAAGAACGTGTCGAGCTTATCAATGCAAGCGCCAAGGCTTTGCTTGGGGCTGAGGCGAAGCGCGTTTCCGTGATTTCGTTTGATGCCCTTGTCATTGATGCTGCACGTAAGCATGGCGCCAAGCTCATGGTGCGTGGTCTGCGCGATGGCACCGATCTCGATTATGAAATGCAGATGGCGGGCATGAATGGAACGATGGCGCCGGAGTTGCAAACCGTCTTTCTGCCAGCCGATCCTGCTGTGCGCACGATTACTGCCACATTGGTTCGCCAGATTGCCTCAATGGGAGGCGATATAAAGCCCTTCGTTCCTGCAGCTGTTGCGGCTGCGCTGGAAGCAAAATTCAAATCCTGA